ATGGGGGATAAAACATTCGCTCTGGTGGAAAAACAGTTACTGCAGGAAAATCAGGGAGGACTCATAGTAACCACCGTGGCCACCTCAACTGCAATTTATGACATAGCCGAGGAGTACGGGGGGACAGTGAAAGCTACCCGAGTGGGTGACCTTCTGGTAGCCCGTGAACTCAAAGAAAGCGATGGATTATTCGGTGGAGAAGAAAATGGAGGTCTTATTTTCCCGGACTTTGTCTTAGGCAGGGATGCCGCAATGTCCACTGCCAAAATTGTGGAAATCATGGCCCTCACTGGAAAACCATTATCCAAGCTGGTGGCAGAACTTCCGGCCTATCAATCAGTGAAAATGAAAGTGGAATGTCCTGATGAACGGAAACAGGAGATAATGGATAAAATCGCCGCAGATACCAAGGAATATGAAATCGACACCACCGATGGGGTGAAGATCTTCCGGGATGAAGGATGGATTATAATCAGACCATCTGGAACAGAACCCATCTTCAGATGCTTTGCAGAAGCTAAAAACACTGATGATGCTACTAAAATGGCAGAATGGGGTATTTCTCTGGTTAAAAAGCATTTAGGGAACTAATTATTTTTGAAGTAATGTTTTTCCTAACGATTTTCCTTATTTTTCCTTTCTTTTTTGCCCAGGATCATCGAAATAAAAGCCGTAAAATTCAGCACAATATGCACATAATGGGAATTTCTCGTATCGGTAGCGGCTTCCATCCTCTTTATTCATGTCAAACTTTTTACCACAAGTGTAACAGGTTTCAATTTTTTCAGTTTTTTTATTTTCTTCATTCTGGATGTTAAACACCACCAGGAATTAGTTTATGGGAATTAGTAAACATAATCTGACTCTATTTGCTTAATCTGGATTTATTTGCTCAATCAGCCCTTATTAATCAATTATTATCTCTTTTACAAAAGATGGATTATATATTTGGGTTAATCTGCAGTATGTGAAATGGTATATTTGTTGAAGATTTAATTTGCCCTTTAAATTATTCTTTAGATTATTCCTTAGATTAATTCTAATATTTATGGTTTGACTTTAATCTATGGTTTGACTTCATATGGTTAAACAAAATCGAAAAATAAATTATGAACTCAGTACAGAAATAAGGTCATGAACAAAAAAAGAAAAATAGCCTGGGGGATTACGGGAAGCGGTGAAAAACTGGTGGAAACAGTAGAAATCATGCAACAGATGAGGGATGAATACCATAAACAATTCGACATCAGGGTGTTTATATCCAAGGCAGGAGACCAGGTTTTAAAATATTACAACCTCTCTAATACTCTGGAAACAAAGTTTGACAAAACATGGACTGAAATCAACTCCAATGCTCCCTTTCTGGCTGGACAGATTCAACTGGGAAGATATGCATTCTTATTGGTGGCTCCAGCAACATCCAATACAGTGGCCAAAATCTCGCTACGTATAGCAGACACTCTACTCACCAATGCAGCCATAATGGGTCAAAAAACTAACACTCCGATTTACGTCATGCCTACGGACTTTAGGGAGGGTATTGTTACCACTCAATTGCCCAATGGTAAGGATTTGGAGTTGACTATAACTCGTGAAGATGCCGAGCACGTTGAAAAACTGTCAAAAATGGACAGCACCACTGTATTTGAAAATCCCGAGGAAATACCAGCTATATTCCAGAAACATGCTGAAATGCTTAAATAAATCTGAAAGATGCTGGAATAATCTTCTTAATTTTAAATAGGTTATCTTCGCTGCTGCAAAGTCACACTGAACCTTTTAATGGGAAAGCCGTTATCCTCATCATCACTCAGAGGTGAGATCCCCCTGAAATAGTACTCTACTGGTCCGGTACTATCAATATCCACGGGTACAGTTTCCATATCTAGCAGTGCATCGAAAAAATCATGGATTTCCATTAATTTATCTTCAGGACCCCTGAATTTTACAACCATGGCTCCTTCGCTTCTGTTCTGGAGTGATATGTACTTATCATCCACATCAATAACAGTATCTTTCTTTTTACTCCCACTAACTCTGTAAAATAAAATATTGGCCATATTTTAACCCCCTGAACTCTTTAACAAAGTATTCGACCTATTTTATACATTATAATATTGATTTCATGGAATATAAAATTTAAGATAATATGACTGGATTGTGGGGATATTCCGTGATTTCAAAAGATATCATTTTTAATTTAAGATAATCTTAAATTGCAATTTTGCGGTGTAATTCTTATTAAAGATCAGATTAAAGATGACTTTATAAAAATAAGAAAAATTTTAAAGAATTTTGAGGGTTCTTTTTAATATTGAAGAGTTTTGAATACGGATGAACCGGGAAAAAATTAAATGAATTGAAACTTAGATAATAGTCGAATATTCTTTGATTATAATTTGTAACCAATATCCCGGAGGAATTTCTTCCTTCCAGCTACATCTTCTTCAGTTTCAATTGCTTGTGGTTTGAAACCATCAACAACTCCAATTATCCCTCGTCCCTGTTCGGTTTCCACAATCAGGACCTGGACCGGGTTGGCAGTAGCACAGAAAAGATTAACCACCTCCGGCACATCTTTGATTCTCTGGGTGAGATTTAGGGGGAATGCGTTAGCCAGGAAGATCAGGAAACTATGACCACAGGACAGCTCCAGCATTTTCTCTCCGGCCAGTTTCTCCAGATCTGAATTGTTCCCGGCAGTTCTCACCAGACAGTCCCCTGAAGCCTCTCCAAATGCAAGGCCAAACTCTGCCTGAGGCACGGTATTCACTATGGCCTCATAAAGATCCTCCACTGTTTTAATGAAGTGGCTCTGGCCCAAAATTAGATTACAATCTGCTGGTGCTTCCAGATTAACCATCTTAATATCCATTTCCATCTCTTTTCCTCCTTTATCTTCCATTTAATCCTGAATATTGTACGTCCTGGAATATTTGTACGTGTTGTATGGAAAAATTTGGTGTTCTACTAAAATAGTTTGGAATTTATTTTATGTTAATTTAACTAACTTCGTGGGATTATTTTACATAAAATATTGAACTTTTTCCATCAAATTGTTCAATCTCAAATTTTTCCAGCCCACAATTTTTCTCAGTTACAAATTTATGGATGGG
This is a stretch of genomic DNA from Methanobacterium formicicum DSM 3637. It encodes these proteins:
- the afpA gene encoding archaeoflavoprotein AfpA; the encoded protein is MNKKRKIAWGITGSGEKLVETVEIMQQMRDEYHKQFDIRVFISKAGDQVLKYYNLSNTLETKFDKTWTEINSNAPFLAGQIQLGRYAFLLVAPATSNTVAKISLRIADTLLTNAAIMGQKTNTPIYVMPTDFREGIVTTQLPNGKDLELTITREDAEHVEKLSKMDSTTVFENPEEIPAIFQKHAEMLK
- a CDS encoding adenosine-specific kinase, which gives rise to MEMDIKMVNLEAPADCNLILGQSHFIKTVEDLYEAIVNTVPQAEFGLAFGEASGDCLVRTAGNNSDLEKLAGEKMLELSCGHSFLIFLANAFPLNLTQRIKDVPEVVNLFCATANPVQVLIVETEQGRGIIGVVDGFKPQAIETEEDVAGRKKFLRDIGYKL